Proteins from a single region of Apium graveolens cultivar Ventura chromosome 7, ASM990537v1, whole genome shotgun sequence:
- the LOC141674348 gene encoding uncharacterized protein LOC141674348 encodes MDIPENDENDISSDSSDFINHVKGEHQPLYPGYESYTKLKALIKLYNLNVMLGMSDSCFSDVLLLIGSMLPEGNNIPSSFTEVKKTLCSLGRGYEKIHACPNDCLLYRGERDEDETTCRICKASRWKLNRKEVELEGVPAKVLWYFLLIPRLRNLFSTPHIAKEMTWHDTRRQKDGPTEEGNDIIVYLQPLIEDLQELWRGRQVYDAYKEESFIFRGILLWTISDYPALGNLSGNVIKGYNSCTVCIDQTKATMLVNYRKTVIMRHQRWLPRHHPYRKQKSAFDNMIEKEGAPIPLTGEQVFQRAIYSKVIDIDKLEKIQSQLVETLCKIEKHFPPSFFDVMIHLSIHLMREVKLCGPIFLCWMYPFERYMKAFKGYVRNSAHPEGCIAEVYVAEEAVECLVNFGEATTGLSRNPRQEQNAGRPLFGATMIKAINHDLHLAHLCFLQNSNDIRPYFD; translated from the exons ATGGATATACCTGAGAATGATGAAAATGATATTTCTTCTGATTCTTCAGATTTTATCAACCATGTTAAAGGTGAACATCAGCCACTTTATCCCGGATATGAGAGTTACACTAAGTTAAAAGCTTTAATTAAGTTGTACAATTTGAATGTGATGCTTGGTATGTCTGATTCATGCTTCTCTGATGTTCTACTACTAATCGGGTCTATGCTCCCGGAAGGCAACAATATTCCTTCTTCCTTCACTGAAGTGAAAAAAACCTTATGTTCATTAGGAAGGGGGTATGAAAAGATACACGCATGTCCGAATGATTGTTTATTATACCGTGGTGAGAGAGATGAGGATGAGACTACATGTCGTATATGTAAGGCCTCTAGATGGAAATTGAATCGGAAAGAAGTGGAACTGGAAGGGGTCCCTGCTAAGGTTTTATGGTATTTTCTGTTGATACCGAGATTAAGAAATTTATTCAGTACACCGCACATTGCAAaagaaatgacttggcatgacactAGGCGGCAAAAGGATG GACCAACTGAGGAAGGAAATGATATCATCGTGTACCTTCAACCACTTATAGAAGATTTACAGGAGTTGTGGCGAGGGAGACAAGTGTATGACGCATATAAGGAAGAATCTTTCATATTTAGGGGCATTTTATTATGGACAATAAGTGATTATCCAGCCTTAGGGAACTTGTCGGGAAACGTCATTAAAGGTTATAATTCTTGTACTGTATGCATTGATCAAACAAAAGCTACCATGCTTGTTAATTACCGCAAGACGGTGATCATGAGGCATCAGAGGTGGTTGCCCCGTCATCATCCGTATAGAAAGCAAAAATCAGCTTTTGATAACATGATAGAGAAGGAGGGTGCTCCTATTCCGTTAACTGGAGAGCAAGTTTTTCAAAGA GCAATTTACAGTAAAGTCATCGATATAGATAAACTGGAAAAAATCCAATCTCAGTTGGTGGAAACATTATGCAAGATTGAAAAGCACTTCCCTCCCTCGTTCTTTGATGTGATGATCCATCTCTCAATTCATCTTATGAGAGAGGTTAAACTTTGTGGGCCaatattcctatgttggatgtaTCCTTTTGAAAGATATATGAAGGCGTTTAAGGGATATGTACGGAATTCAGCTCATCCTGAAGGATGTATTGCCGAGGTATATGTCGCCGAAGAGGCCGTCGAGTGTTTGGTAAATTTTGGAGAAGCTACCACAGGATTGTCGCGAAATCCTAGGCAAGAGCAAAATGCTGGCAGACCCTTATTTGGTGCAACCATGATAAAGGCAATCAATCACGACTTGCACCTAGCACATTTGTGTTTTTTGCAAAATAGTAATGACATAAGGCCATATTTTGATTAA